The Nitrospirota bacterium genome has a window encoding:
- the cbiQ gene encoding cobalt ECF transporter T component CbiQ: MHLEEFAQGHSPLHRLDPRVKVLAGLPPIAAAALASGLRAPAVALLAGVGAALLGRLDARKLGVRLLAANVFILTLWVFLPFSHPGEAVFSLGPLAASREGLLYALSITLKANAAVLLTIALFGTSESLALAHALVHLRAPRKLVYLFFFFSRYLELVHEEYGRLRNAMRIRCFRPRTGAHTYRSYAYLVGMLLVRSAERARRLYGAMLLRGFRGHFPVIDHFHLHGRDLALGGLLLGLALVVALL, from the coding sequence ATGCACCTTGAGGAGTTTGCCCAGGGACATAGTCCCCTTCATCGCCTTGACCCCCGGGTGAAGGTGCTGGCCGGCCTTCCGCCCATCGCCGCGGCGGCCCTGGCCTCGGGCCTGCGGGCCCCGGCCGTGGCCCTCCTGGCCGGGGTGGGCGCAGCCCTTCTGGGGCGCCTGGACGCGCGGAAGCTCGGCGTGCGGCTCCTGGCCGCCAACGTCTTCATCCTTACCCTCTGGGTCTTCCTCCCCTTCAGCCATCCCGGAGAGGCGGTCTTCTCCCTGGGTCCTCTCGCGGCAAGCCGGGAGGGACTCCTCTACGCCCTGTCCATTACGCTCAAGGCCAACGCCGCCGTGCTCCTGACCATCGCGCTTTTCGGCACCTCCGAGAGCCTGGCCCTGGCCCATGCCCTGGTGCACCTGAGGGCTCCGCGCAAGCTGGTCTATCTCTTCTTTTTCTTCTCCCGGTACCTGGAGCTCGTGCACGAGGAGTACGGGCGGCTCAGAAACGCCATGCGCATCCGGTGCTTCCGCCCCCGAACGGGGGCCCACACCTACAGGTCCTACGCGTACCTGGTGGGCATGCTCCTGGTCCGAAGCGCCGAGAGGGCGCGGCGCCTCTACGGGGCCATGCTCCTGAGGGGGTTCCGCGGACACTTCCCCGTGATAGACCATTTCCATCTCCACGGCCGGGACCTGGCCCTGGGAGGCCTGCTCCTCGGCCTGGCCCTTGTGGTGGCCCTCCTGTGA
- a CDS encoding ABC transporter ATP-binding protein, with protein sequence MNLIETRGLCFRYPGGGEALSGVDFTLREGERVGLVGPTGSGKTTLLHIVMGLLRPAGGEVRVFGKPRRKEEDFLEVRRRVGFLFQDADDQLFCPTVEEDVAFGPLNLGLSHGEARQAVRAATSALGIEGLQKKVTHKLSGGEKRLVALATVIAMRPECYILDEPTSGLDEEKLRRVLTFLGAEARTLLVASHDRRFLAQAADRVFVLEKK encoded by the coding sequence GTGAACCTCATCGAGACGAGGGGGCTTTGTTTTCGCTACCCCGGGGGCGGGGAGGCCCTGAGCGGGGTAGACTTCACCCTCCGGGAGGGCGAGCGCGTGGGGCTGGTAGGGCCCACGGGCTCGGGAAAGACGACGCTCCTGCACATCGTCATGGGCCTTCTCAGGCCCGCCGGGGGGGAGGTGCGCGTCTTCGGGAAGCCCCGGCGGAAGGAGGAGGATTTTCTGGAGGTGAGGCGGCGCGTGGGGTTTCTCTTTCAGGACGCCGACGACCAGCTCTTCTGCCCCACCGTGGAGGAGGACGTCGCCTTCGGTCCCCTCAACCTGGGCCTCTCCCACGGCGAGGCCCGGCAGGCGGTGCGCGCGGCCACCTCGGCCCTGGGCATCGAGGGGCTCCAAAAGAAGGTGACCCACAAGCTCTCCGGCGGCGAGAAAAGGCTCGTGGCCCTGGCCACGGTCATCGCCATGCGGCCGGAGTGCTACATCCTGGACGAGCCCACCTCGGGGCTTGACGAGGAGAAGCTCCGGAGGGTCCTCACCTTCCTCGGCGCGGAGGCCCGCACGCTCCTCGTCGCCAGCCACGACAGGCGGTTCCTCGCTCAGGCGGCCGACAGGGTGTTCGTGCTGGAGAAAAAGTGA